One Tachypleus tridentatus isolate NWPU-2018 chromosome 3, ASM421037v1, whole genome shotgun sequence DNA window includes the following coding sequences:
- the LOC143247573 gene encoding 1-acyl-sn-glycerol-3-phosphate acyltransferase beta-like isoform X2 yields the protein MELLVFVLFSFLLLRLLCCISSTFKFYTKLVCYYLVLIIVPLVTIPLSIFRPGDPKNILYNSWVVHHIVVPLFGVNWEVRNEERLKTKEPCILVCNHQSSLDILGMMYIWPLFSPCIAVLKRELLFTGPFGIVSWLAGFIFLDRCNSEDARNTLNTKVKEVKEKRVPIIPVVFSSYSSFYKVCEKRFDTGTVVINILPPVYTDGLTTQDIPELMMNVRSSMLNVLTLGTNCNPTKERGRHIAES from the exons atggagttacttgtttttgtattgttttcttttttattactgcGTTTGTTGTGTTGCATTTCCTCGACATTTAAGTTCTACACCAAATTAGTGTGCTATTACTTAGTGCTTATCATTGTCCCATTGGTTACAATTCCATTGTCTATATTTCGTCCTGGAGACCCgaagaatatttt ATATAACTCATGGGTGGTGCATCATATCGTGGTACCCTTGTTTGGTGTCAACTGGGAAGTTCGAAATGAAGAGCGTCTGAAAACAAAAGAACCTTGTATTCTTGTTTGCAATCATCAGAGCTCCTTGGATATACTGG GCATGATGTACATTTGGCCTCTGTTTAGTCCTTGTATTGCTGTGCTGAAGAGAGAGTTGCTGTTTACAGGTCCATTTGGGATTGTATCTTGGTTAGCTGGCTTCATTTTTCTTGACCGCTGCAACTCGGAGGATGCTCGTAACACACTTAACACCAAAGTAAAAGAAGTTAAAGAAAAACGG gTTCCAATTATTCCAGTTGTCTTTTCATCGTACTCGAGTTTCTACAAAGTTTGTGAGAAAAGGTTTGACACAG GTACAGTTGTGATTAACATTTTGCCTCCTGTCTACACTGACGGCTTGACAACCCAAGACATTCCAGAACTGATGATGAATGTACGATCATCTATGTTAAATGTTTTGACTCTCGGCACGAACTGTAACCCTACCAAAGAACGTGGTAGACACATTGCAGAAAGTTAG
- the LOC143247573 gene encoding 1-acyl-sn-glycerol-3-phosphate acyltransferase beta-like isoform X1 has protein sequence MELLVFVLFSFLLLRLLCCISSTFKFYTKLVCYYLVLIIVPLVTIPLSIFRPGDPKNILYNSWVVHHIVVPLFGVNWEVRNEERLKTKEPCILVCNHQSSLDILGMMYIWPLFSPCIAVLKRELLFTGPFGIVSWLAGFIFLDRCNSEDARNTLNTKVKEVKEKRVKMWIFPEGTRNDNSTLLPFKKGAFHIAVQAQVPIIPVVFSSYSSFYKVCEKRFDTGTVVINILPPVYTDGLTTQDIPELMMNVRSSMLNVLTLGTNCNPTKERGRHIAES, from the exons atggagttacttgtttttgtattgttttcttttttattactgcGTTTGTTGTGTTGCATTTCCTCGACATTTAAGTTCTACACCAAATTAGTGTGCTATTACTTAGTGCTTATCATTGTCCCATTGGTTACAATTCCATTGTCTATATTTCGTCCTGGAGACCCgaagaatatttt ATATAACTCATGGGTGGTGCATCATATCGTGGTACCCTTGTTTGGTGTCAACTGGGAAGTTCGAAATGAAGAGCGTCTGAAAACAAAAGAACCTTGTATTCTTGTTTGCAATCATCAGAGCTCCTTGGATATACTGG GCATGATGTACATTTGGCCTCTGTTTAGTCCTTGTATTGCTGTGCTGAAGAGAGAGTTGCTGTTTACAGGTCCATTTGGGATTGTATCTTGGTTAGCTGGCTTCATTTTTCTTGACCGCTGCAACTCGGAGGATGCTCGTAACACACTTAACACCAAAGTAAAAGAAGTTAAAGAAAAACGG GTGAAAATGTGGATTTTCCCAGAAGGAACCAGGAATGACAACTCGACCTTGCTACCTTTCAAAAAAGGGGCTTTTCATATTGCTGTTCAAGCACAG gTTCCAATTATTCCAGTTGTCTTTTCATCGTACTCGAGTTTCTACAAAGTTTGTGAGAAAAGGTTTGACACAG GTACAGTTGTGATTAACATTTTGCCTCCTGTCTACACTGACGGCTTGACAACCCAAGACATTCCAGAACTGATGATGAATGTACGATCATCTATGTTAAATGTTTTGACTCTCGGCACGAACTGTAACCCTACCAAAGAACGTGGTAGACACATTGCAGAAAGTTAG